The following proteins come from a genomic window of Pseudomonas sp. WJP1:
- a CDS encoding alpha/beta hydrolase: MALLPELEAFLELAEFGRLTGKSRPMHEQTPQQARIDFEASSGFLDVPLDHIACDHFTITARDGHSLAARLYRDGQTADALQPVILYFHGGGYVVGSLDSHDALCRRLAAQGGFAVLTVDYRLAPEWRFPTPVQDACDAGNWLAREGASRGLDAARVALAGDSVGATLATVLSIIAVREPAELALQPKAQLLVYPVTDATTHRASHRDFAEGYLLETPTLDWFYAHYARTVQDLADWRCSPLLADDLSGLAPALLYLAGHDPLHDEGLAYAERLRSAGNEVTLLEQPGMTHDFLRMAGLLSEVEGIHAQVAGWMRSWF, encoded by the coding sequence ATGGCCCTACTGCCAGAACTTGAAGCTTTCCTCGAACTCGCCGAGTTCGGCCGCCTCACCGGCAAGAGCCGCCCGATGCACGAACAGACCCCGCAACAGGCGCGGATCGACTTCGAAGCATCCTCCGGGTTCCTCGATGTGCCGCTGGACCACATCGCCTGCGACCACTTCACCATCACCGCCCGCGACGGCCACAGCCTCGCGGCGCGCCTATACCGTGACGGCCAAACAGCCGACGCCCTGCAACCGGTAATCCTGTATTTCCACGGCGGCGGCTACGTGGTCGGCAGCCTCGATTCCCACGACGCGCTGTGTCGACGCCTGGCGGCCCAGGGCGGTTTTGCCGTCTTGACCGTGGATTATCGCCTGGCCCCCGAATGGCGTTTCCCGACCCCGGTGCAGGACGCCTGCGACGCCGGCAACTGGCTGGCCCGCGAAGGCGCGTCCCGTGGCCTGGATGCCGCGCGAGTGGCCCTGGCCGGTGACAGCGTCGGCGCGACACTGGCCACAGTGTTGTCGATCATCGCCGTTCGCGAGCCTGCGGAACTGGCGCTGCAACCCAAAGCCCAACTGCTGGTGTACCCCGTGACCGACGCCACCACCCACCGCGCCTCGCACCGGGATTTTGCCGAGGGCTACCTTCTGGAAACCCCTACCCTGGACTGGTTCTACGCCCACTACGCACGCACCGTGCAGGACCTGGCCGACTGGCGGTGCTCGCCGCTGCTGGCCGATGACCTGTCGGGTTTGGCACCGGCGTTGTTGTACCTGGCCGGGCATGACCCGCTGCATGACGAAGGGTTGGCCTACGCCGAGCGCTTGCGTTCTGCGGGGAATGAGGTGACGTTGCTGGAACAACCGGGCATGACCCATGACTTTTTGCGGATGGCGGGGTTGTTGAGTGAGGTGGAAGGGATTCATGCGCAAGTGGCGGGGTGGATGCGATCGTGGTTTTGA